In Crassostrea angulata isolate pt1a10 chromosome 6, ASM2561291v2, whole genome shotgun sequence, a genomic segment contains:
- the LOC128190607 gene encoding splicing factor 3B subunit 4-like, with protein MAAGPIAERNQDATVYVGSLDDKVTEAILWELFLQAGPVVNVHMPKDRVTQSHQGYGFVEFMGEEDADYAIKIMNMIKLYGKPIRVNKASAHQKNLDVGANIFIGNLDPEVDEKLLYDTFSAFGVILQTPKIMRDPDTGNSKGYAFINFASFEAADAALEAMNGQFLCNRAISISFAFKKDSKGERHGSAAERFMAKQNPLSLTDRPHQLFADAPPPPQQPPTPMAPSSLAPPPPPPSMGGMSSMPGMPPGNMPPPMMSMQQPMPPPPMPPPMGNPQYPPQHGQMPYPPPPRSGHPGMPPSASGHSQAPPPPPSSQSGSQMPPPPGVPGMGMPPPPPGMRPPPGWRPPPGMRGPPPPMYGRPPPPGMRPPPPGMRGPPPPPGMNRQAPPPPRQPPPPAPPASRSY; from the exons ATGGCAGCTGGACCAATAGCGGAGCGTAATCAGG ATGCAACTGTTTACGTGGGCAGTTTGGATGACAAAGTGACTGAAGCAATATTATGGGAGTTATTTTTACAGGCTGGGCCGGTTG TGAATGTCCACATGCCAAAAGATAGAGTGACACAGTCGCACCAGGGGTATGGATTTGTGGAGTTCATGGGAGAAGAAGATGCAGATTACGCAATCAAAATAATGAACATGATTAAACTGTATGGAAAACCTATCAGAGTCAACAAG GCCTCAGCTCACCAGAAGAACTTGGACGTAGGTGCTAACATCTTCATTGGGAACCTGGACCCTGAAGTAGATGAAAAGTTGCTGTATGATACATTCAGTGCATTCGGAGTTATTCTGCAGACACCAAAG ATTATGAGAGACCCAGACACAGGTAACTCCAAGGGTTATGCCTTCATCAACTTTGCCAGTTTTGAGGCAGCAGATGCAGCCCTAGAGGCCATGAATGGACAATTTTTATGTAACAGAGCGATCTCCATCTCGTTTGCCTTCAAGAAAGACTCCAAAGGAGAGAGACATGGCTCAGCAGCAG AAAGATTTATGGCCAAACAGAATCCTTTGTCCCTCACTGATCGGCCTCATCAGCTGTTTGCAGATGCCCCTCCCCCTCCTCAGCAGCCTCCCACACCAATGGCTCCCTCATCTCTGGCCCCTCCCCCTCCTCCCCCGTCAATGGGTGGAATGTCATCAATGCCAG GGATGCCCCCTGGAAACATGCCGCCTCCAATGATGTCCATGCAGCAGCCCATGCCTCCCCCTCCCATGCCCCCACCCATGGGCAACCCCCAGTACCCTCCTCAACACG GTCAGATGCcgtacccccctccccccagaTCTGGACACCCGGGAATGCCTCCCTCGGCAAGCGGTCACTCTCAGgctccccctccccctccctcATCACAATCAG GATCACAGATGCCCCCTCCTCCAGGTGTTCCAGGGATGGGCATGCCCCCTCCCCCTCCTGGTATGAGACCACCCCCTGGTTGGCGACCTCCTCCAGGAATGAGGGGCCCTCCGCCGCCTATGTATG GTCGACCCCCACCTCCAGGGATGAGACCCCCGCCTCCCGGTATGAGGggaccaccccctcccccaggCATGAATCGCCAGGCCCCACCCCCACCCAGACAGCCCCCACCCCCTGCTCCTCCTGCCTCAAGAAGTTACTGA